A single window of Meiothermus sp. DNA harbors:
- the rpoD gene encoding RNA polymerase sigma factor RpoD, whose product MTKTPSKSTGKSSKAPAKPEPKGESAAKSDKAKTAAKSTPPQSAAKVESKAKAEPKTAPKPQSKAASRAPTAPKPTVSAQGKALPKGTAVVEAEDLLEEDLALEAHELEAPEPEIVEVDGLEVPDLDALEPPSPKAGKLAVALADEEIADEVLEADLEDIELLEPDFELGTLPVEEAEEEIEEDLPLPRISTSDPVRQYLHEIGQVPLLTLEEEIDLARRVEEGVAAAQRLAEETGLDAELIRHVLRSQVQGSSRVSNIPGSELRIDPETVQAVDTRLRALPREIKRYLHIARDGEICRQHLIEANLRLVVSIAKKYTGRGLSFLDLIQEGNQGLIRAVEKFEFKRRFKFSTYATWWIRQAINRAIADQARTIRIPVHMVETINKLTRTARQMQQELGREPSYEEIAEAMGPGWDAKKVEETFKIAQEPVSLETPIGDEKDSFYGDFIPDEHMASPVDSAAQSMLSEELEKALNKLSEREAMVLKLRKGLIDGREHTLEEVGAYFGVTRERIRQIENKALRKLKYHESRTRKLRDFLD is encoded by the coding sequence ATGACCAAAACACCCTCGAAATCTACCGGTAAATCGTCTAAAGCCCCTGCAAAACCCGAACCCAAGGGCGAAAGCGCTGCCAAATCTGATAAAGCCAAAACGGCCGCTAAATCTACTCCTCCCCAGTCTGCTGCCAAGGTTGAAAGCAAGGCCAAAGCTGAGCCGAAGACGGCCCCTAAACCCCAGTCCAAAGCAGCCAGCAGAGCACCTACCGCTCCCAAACCCACGGTTTCGGCTCAGGGCAAGGCTTTGCCCAAAGGCACCGCGGTGGTGGAGGCTGAAGATCTGCTGGAAGAAGATCTGGCCCTGGAAGCCCATGAACTCGAGGCCCCCGAGCCCGAAATTGTCGAAGTGGACGGTCTCGAAGTTCCCGACCTCGACGCGCTGGAGCCCCCCAGCCCCAAGGCCGGCAAGCTGGCTGTGGCCCTGGCGGATGAAGAAATTGCCGACGAGGTGCTGGAGGCCGACCTCGAGGATATCGAGTTGCTCGAGCCCGACTTTGAGCTAGGCACGTTGCCGGTGGAGGAGGCCGAGGAAGAGATTGAGGAAGACTTGCCCCTGCCGCGCATCTCCACCTCCGATCCCGTAAGGCAGTACCTGCACGAGATCGGACAGGTGCCGCTTCTGACCCTGGAAGAGGAGATTGACCTGGCCCGCCGGGTGGAGGAGGGGGTGGCGGCCGCCCAGCGGTTGGCCGAAGAAACCGGCCTCGACGCCGAGCTGATTCGGCACGTGCTCAGGAGCCAGGTGCAGGGCAGCAGCCGGGTTTCCAACATCCCCGGCTCCGAGCTGCGCATCGACCCCGAAACAGTCCAGGCGGTAGACACCCGCCTGCGGGCCCTACCCCGCGAAATCAAGCGCTATCTACACATCGCACGGGACGGTGAAATTTGCCGCCAGCACCTGATTGAGGCCAACCTACGGCTGGTGGTCTCTATTGCCAAAAAGTACACCGGACGGGGCCTCTCGTTTCTCGACCTAATCCAGGAGGGCAACCAGGGCCTGATCCGGGCGGTGGAGAAGTTCGAGTTCAAGCGCCGCTTCAAGTTTTCTACCTATGCTACCTGGTGGATTCGGCAGGCCATCAACCGGGCCATCGCCGACCAGGCCCGCACCATCCGCATTCCGGTGCACATGGTCGAGACCATTAACAAGCTGACCCGCACCGCCCGCCAGATGCAGCAGGAACTAGGCCGCGAGCCCTCCTACGAGGAGATTGCCGAGGCCATGGGGCCGGGTTGGGATGCCAAAAAGGTAGAGGAGACCTTCAAAATCGCCCAGGAGCCCGTGAGCCTGGAAACCCCCATCGGCGACGAGAAAGACAGCTTTTACGGCGACTTTATCCCCGACGAGCACATGGCTTCGCCGGTAGACTCCGCCGCCCAGAGCATGCTCTCGGAGGAGCTCGAGAAAGCCCTTAACAAACTATCCGAAAGGGAAGCCATGGTGCTCAAGCTGCGCAAGGGCCTGATTGACGGGCGCGAGCACACCTTAGAAGAGGTGGGGGCCTACTTCGGCGTGACCCGTGAGCGCATCCGCCAGATCGAGAACAAAGCCCTGCGCAAGCTCAAGTACCACGAGTCGCGCACCCGCAAGCTGCGGGATTTCCTGGACTGA
- a CDS encoding DUF1871 domain-containing protein gives MDDINVRVQTYLQIYDPLGMGELVPPEQLYGPVVAEIVQKIAAVQTAQEAAEAVHRVLYLTYGNQAGHLRNYADLGRDLFKLVRPGS, from the coding sequence GTGGATGACATCAATGTTCGGGTTCAAACCTACCTGCAAATCTACGACCCCCTGGGTATGGGCGAGCTGGTGCCGCCGGAGCAGCTCTACGGGCCGGTGGTGGCTGAAATCGTGCAGAAAATTGCGGCGGTTCAGACTGCCCAGGAAGCTGCCGAGGCCGTTCACAGGGTCTTGTACCTGACCTACGGCAACCAGGCCGGACACCTGCGCAACTACGCCGACCTGGGCCGGGACTTGTTCAAACTGGTGCGTCCAGGTTCTTGA
- a CDS encoding SufE family protein, whose amino-acid sequence MEERLASLPPKLQRVVQTLGSAPKVIKTEMLLEFAKKMPPLPEGMQGKLEQVHECTTPFFVHAELQEGKVHLFFDAPKEAPTVRAFAGLLAEGLEDESPEAVLGVPEDFYTLARLEEIITPLRLRGLQAVLTRIKRQVREAL is encoded by the coding sequence ATGGAAGAACGTTTGGCCTCGTTGCCCCCCAAACTCCAGCGTGTCGTACAGACGCTGGGCAGTGCGCCCAAGGTCATCAAGACCGAGATGCTGCTCGAGTTCGCCAAGAAGATGCCCCCTCTGCCCGAAGGAATGCAGGGCAAGCTCGAGCAAGTCCACGAGTGCACCACACCCTTTTTCGTCCACGCCGAGCTGCAAGAAGGCAAGGTGCACCTCTTCTTCGATGCCCCCAAGGAAGCCCCCACGGTGCGGGCCTTTGCCGGACTGCTGGCCGAGGGGCTCGAGGACGAAAGCCCCGAAGCTGTGCTGGGTGTGCCGGAGGACTTTTATACCCTGGCCCGGCTCGAGGAAATCATCACTCCCTTGCGGTTGCGCGGCTTGCAAGCCGTACTGACCCGCATCAAGCGGCAGGTGCGCGAAGCGCTGTGA
- the paaZ gene encoding phenylacetic acid degradation bifunctional protein PaaZ encodes MKISSYAAGAWYQSPAEGTLVRDAVYGEPVAQVSSEGLDFKAMVEYARNVGGPNLRRYTFHERAAMLRALAQHLLERKETFYALSYKTGATRYDSWFDIDGGIGTFFSYASLARRELPNERFLVEDDPLSLSKGGTFLGRHLLVPKEGVAVHINAYNFPVWGMLEKLAPGLIAGVPAIVKPATQTAYLTEAVFRAMIEANILPEGAVQLVCGGIGDLFEHLNEQDSVTFTGSAATGRKLKTHPSLIAHSVPFNMEADSLNCAILGQSVEPGDPEFGLFVKEVAREMTVKAGQKCTAIRRVIVPREKTEAVLEALKQELSQTTLGDPSREDVRMGPLVGAGQRADVRAVVEELKARGCEVAWEGSSALLGGDFEKGGFMPPTLLYSAKPWDSAAHDLEPFGPVATLMPYESLDEAIALARRGRGSLVGSVVTYQPEEARTLFFGLATHHGRMLILNRENAKESTGHGSPLPLLLHGGPGRAGAGEELGGVRGIKHYMQRCAVQADPTTLMVLSQAYVRGARLKEDAIHPFRKYFEELEIGESLLTHRRTVTEADIVNFANVTGDYFYAHVDEIGAKDSIFGKRVAHGYFLISAAAGLFVSPAPGPVLANYGLENLRFIEPVGIGDTIQARLTVKSKTAKDPKPGERPTGVVTWAVEITNQEGKTVALYDILTLVARRPEGL; translated from the coding sequence ATGAAAATAAGTAGCTATGCCGCCGGGGCCTGGTACCAGAGCCCCGCCGAAGGAACCCTGGTACGGGACGCCGTCTATGGAGAACCGGTGGCCCAGGTCAGCAGTGAAGGGCTCGACTTCAAGGCCATGGTCGAGTACGCCCGTAACGTGGGCGGCCCAAACCTCAGGCGCTACACCTTCCACGAACGAGCGGCCATGCTGCGGGCGCTGGCCCAGCACCTACTGGAGCGCAAAGAGACCTTCTACGCCCTATCCTACAAGACCGGCGCCACCCGCTACGATAGCTGGTTCGACATCGACGGGGGCATCGGCACCTTTTTCAGCTACGCCTCCCTAGCCCGGCGCGAACTCCCCAACGAGCGCTTTTTGGTGGAGGACGACCCCCTTAGCCTCTCCAAAGGGGGCACCTTCCTGGGCCGGCACCTCCTGGTGCCCAAGGAAGGGGTGGCGGTGCACATCAACGCCTACAACTTCCCGGTCTGGGGGATGCTGGAAAAACTCGCACCGGGGCTCATCGCGGGCGTACCGGCCATCGTCAAACCGGCCACCCAGACCGCCTACCTGACCGAGGCGGTATTCAGGGCCATGATCGAGGCCAACATCCTCCCCGAGGGAGCGGTTCAGCTGGTCTGCGGCGGGATTGGCGACCTGTTTGAGCACCTGAACGAGCAGGACAGCGTGACCTTTACCGGCTCGGCGGCCACCGGACGCAAGCTCAAGACCCACCCTAGCCTGATTGCCCACTCGGTGCCCTTCAATATGGAGGCCGACAGCCTCAACTGCGCCATTCTGGGTCAGTCGGTGGAGCCGGGCGACCCCGAGTTTGGGCTATTTGTGAAAGAAGTGGCCCGTGAGATGACCGTCAAGGCCGGGCAGAAGTGCACCGCCATAAGGCGGGTTATCGTGCCCCGCGAGAAGACCGAGGCGGTGCTCGAGGCCCTCAAACAAGAGCTGTCTCAGACCACCCTGGGCGACCCCAGCCGCGAGGATGTGCGCATGGGGCCGCTGGTGGGGGCCGGTCAGCGGGCCGATGTGCGGGCTGTGGTCGAAGAACTCAAAGCCCGCGGCTGTGAGGTGGCCTGGGAGGGCTCGAGCGCGCTGCTGGGCGGCGACTTTGAAAAGGGCGGCTTCATGCCCCCCACCCTGCTTTATAGCGCCAAACCCTGGGACTCCGCCGCCCACGACCTCGAGCCCTTTGGCCCGGTGGCCACCCTGATGCCCTACGAAAGCCTGGACGAGGCCATCGCCCTGGCCCGCCGAGGCCGCGGAAGCCTGGTAGGGAGCGTGGTGACCTACCAGCCCGAAGAAGCCCGCACCCTGTTCTTCGGACTCGCCACCCACCACGGCAGAATGCTGATTCTGAACCGCGAAAACGCCAAAGAGTCCACCGGCCACGGCTCGCCTTTACCCCTGTTGCTGCACGGGGGGCCCGGCAGGGCCGGGGCGGGCGAGGAGCTAGGGGGGGTGCGCGGCATCAAACACTACATGCAGCGCTGTGCCGTGCAGGCCGACCCCACCACCTTGATGGTGCTCTCCCAAGCGTACGTGCGTGGAGCCCGGCTCAAAGAAGATGCGATACACCCTTTCCGCAAGTACTTCGAAGAGTTGGAGATTGGCGAAAGCCTCCTGACCCACCGCCGCACCGTGACCGAGGCCGACATCGTAAACTTCGCCAACGTGACGGGCGACTACTTCTACGCCCACGTGGACGAGATCGGTGCCAAAGACTCTATCTTTGGCAAGCGGGTAGCCCACGGCTACTTCCTAATCTCGGCGGCGGCGGGTTTGTTCGTAAGCCCGGCCCCCGGGCCGGTGCTGGCCAACTACGGCTTGGAAAACCTGCGCTTTATCGAGCCGGTGGGGATCGGCGATACCATCCAGGCCCGCCTCACGGTCAAGTCTAAAACGGCCAAAGACCCCAAGCCCGGCGAGCGACCCACCGGCGTGGTGACCTGGGCAGTGGAAATTACCAACCAGGAGGGCAAAACCGTGGCCCTCTACGACATCCTGACCCTGGTGGCACGCAGGCCAGAGGGGCTGTAG
- a CDS encoding alpha-ketoacid dehydrogenase subunit beta, with the protein MIAERQTRVLNNVQAINEALDLALERDPRVVLFGEDVGVMGGVFRASDGLQQKYGEQRVFDTPLAESGIVGFGIGLAMAGLRPVAEIQFAGFLYPALDQILSHLGRMRHRTRGRFSIPMVIRAPYGGGVKTPEQHADSPEAILAHVPGVKVVIPSSPERAKGLLLAAIEDPDPVFFLEAIKLYRGVKAEVPEGYYTLPLGRARVVREGDAASLFCYGGMVEVCQKAAEVAAREGVELEVVDLETLVPLDTETIFASVQKTGRAVVVYEAMRTGGFGAEVAARIAEEALDYLQAPIVRVAGWDAPYPPFSAVENYYRPDARRVLEAVQKVLTH; encoded by the coding sequence ATGATCGCCGAACGCCAGACCCGGGTTCTGAACAATGTACAGGCCATCAATGAGGCCCTCGACCTAGCCCTGGAGCGCGACCCCAGGGTGGTGCTCTTCGGGGAGGATGTGGGCGTTATGGGCGGGGTCTTCCGGGCCTCCGATGGCTTGCAGCAAAAATACGGCGAGCAGAGGGTTTTCGACACCCCCCTGGCCGAGTCGGGCATTGTGGGCTTTGGGATTGGGCTGGCCATGGCCGGGCTGCGGCCGGTGGCCGAGATTCAGTTCGCGGGGTTCCTCTACCCCGCGCTCGACCAGATTCTCTCGCACTTGGGCCGGATGCGCCACCGCACTCGGGGCCGCTTCAGCATCCCCATGGTCATCCGGGCCCCCTACGGCGGAGGGGTCAAGACCCCCGAGCAACACGCCGATAGCCCCGAGGCCATCCTGGCCCATGTGCCGGGAGTAAAGGTGGTGATTCCCTCCTCCCCCGAGCGGGCCAAGGGGCTATTGCTCGCGGCCATCGAAGACCCCGACCCGGTCTTCTTCCTGGAGGCCATCAAGCTCTACCGGGGGGTAAAGGCCGAGGTGCCCGAGGGCTATTACACCCTGCCTTTGGGCCGGGCTCGAGTGGTGCGGGAGGGGGACGCGGCCAGCCTCTTCTGCTACGGCGGCATGGTGGAGGTCTGCCAGAAGGCCGCCGAGGTGGCCGCGCGGGAAGGGGTGGAGCTGGAGGTGGTGGATCTCGAGACCCTCGTACCCCTGGATACCGAGACCATCTTCGCCTCGGTGCAGAAAACTGGCCGCGCGGTGGTGGTCTACGAGGCCATGCGCACCGGCGGCTTCGGGGCCGAGGTGGCCGCCCGCATCGCCGAGGAGGCCCTGGACTATCTACAGGCCCCCATCGTGCGGGTGGCCGGCTGGGATGCTCCTTATCCCCCTTTTAGCGCGGTGGAAAACTACTACCGCCCCGATGCCAGGCGGGTGCTGGAGGCGGTGCAAAAGGTACTGACCCACTAA
- the pdhA gene encoding pyruvate dehydrogenase (acetyl-transferring) E1 component subunit alpha codes for MDTVQYLDDQGKPLQDLPLSQEELLLGYRALRRARHFDERALVLQRQGRLGVYPPFRGQEAAQVGVALCLQADHDWLLPSYRESAAALTFGMPISRLILSWRADPAGWGAPPNVNMVQFYIPIATQIPQAAGVAHAQRLLGKDAVAAVFIGDGGTSEGDFHEGLNFASVFGAPLLVVVQNNGWAISVPTHKQMKVKRIAQRAQGYGIPGVVVDGNDLVAVWSVAREAVARARRGEGPTLIEALTYRVAPHTSSDDPSRYRTEEETARWQQRDPIMRMKNCLLHLGLWSEAQEAELTEALEGEFLAAVEEADQAQEPKPWEIVEQVYAEMQPDQKAAWNYLRGEV; via the coding sequence GTGGACACAGTTCAGTACCTCGACGATCAGGGCAAACCGTTGCAAGACCTGCCCCTTAGCCAGGAGGAACTGCTCCTAGGCTACCGCGCCCTGCGCCGGGCCCGGCACTTCGACGAACGGGCTTTGGTTTTGCAGCGGCAGGGACGGCTGGGGGTGTATCCCCCTTTCCGGGGCCAGGAGGCCGCCCAGGTGGGGGTGGCCCTCTGTCTACAGGCCGACCACGACTGGCTTCTGCCCAGCTACCGCGAAAGCGCCGCAGCCCTCACCTTTGGGATGCCCATCAGTCGGCTCATCCTGAGCTGGCGGGCCGACCCGGCGGGCTGGGGCGCCCCCCCCAACGTGAACATGGTGCAGTTTTACATTCCCATCGCCACCCAGATTCCCCAGGCGGCGGGTGTGGCCCATGCCCAGCGGCTTTTGGGTAAAGACGCGGTGGCGGCGGTCTTCATCGGCGATGGGGGCACTTCCGAGGGCGACTTCCACGAAGGGTTGAACTTTGCCTCGGTGTTTGGCGCCCCCCTGCTGGTGGTGGTGCAGAACAACGGCTGGGCTATCAGCGTGCCCACCCACAAACAGATGAAGGTGAAGCGCATCGCCCAGCGGGCCCAGGGCTACGGAATTCCGGGGGTGGTGGTGGACGGCAACGACCTGGTAGCGGTCTGGAGCGTGGCTCGGGAAGCGGTGGCCCGGGCCCGCCGGGGCGAAGGGCCTACCCTGATAGAAGCCCTCACCTACCGGGTGGCCCCTCACACCTCCTCCGACGACCCCAGCCGCTACCGCACCGAAGAGGAAACCGCTCGCTGGCAGCAGCGCGACCCCATTATGCGCATGAAAAACTGCTTGCTGCACCTAGGGCTTTGGAGCGAGGCGCAGGAAGCCGAGCTCACCGAGGCCCTCGAGGGCGAGTTCCTGGCCGCCGTGGAAGAGGCCGACCAAGCCCAAGAGCCCAAACCCTGGGAGATTGTGGAGCAGGTCTACGCCGAGATGCAGCCCGACCAGAAAGCCGCCTGGAACTACTTGCGGGGGGAAGTATGA
- a CDS encoding nitrate/nitrite transporter: MNPSKPFPSTWLARWEPEDPQFWETQGKALAWRTLWITTFNLTLAFITWFVVSALVVRLPNVGFQLSTSQLFWLAAMPGLAGGTLRIIWTFLPPMLGTRHLVTFSTLLLLVPLLGWAWAVQNTATPFWLLMLLAFLAGIGGGNFSGFMPSTSYFFPKRLQGTALGIQAGVGNFGVSVVQFVTPWIIGFALLGSLLGDPQTFTRGEVSRPIWLQNATLVYVPLVLLGAVLAWVWLKSVPVRANFREQFDIFGDKHTWIMTSLYIMTFGSFSGFSATFPLLIRTVYGKFEGAPDPLAFAFLGPLVGSLIRVLMGPLTDRYGGAIWTQVSGIGLLLSAIGVTFFLRPTSLEQFPWFVLFMLLVFLFSGIGNASTFKQMPMIFEPRKAGGVIGWTAAIAAYGPFVFSSLIGAVIASTGSATGFFYGAAVFYALNIGLNWYFYARKNAEKPC; this comes from the coding sequence ATGAACCCTTCCAAACCCTTTCCTTCAACCTGGCTCGCCCGGTGGGAGCCAGAAGATCCCCAGTTTTGGGAAACCCAGGGCAAGGCCTTAGCCTGGCGCACCCTCTGGATCACTACCTTCAACCTGACCCTGGCCTTCATCACCTGGTTTGTGGTGAGTGCGCTGGTTGTACGCCTACCCAATGTGGGTTTTCAGCTCAGCACCTCGCAGCTTTTCTGGCTCGCGGCCATGCCCGGCCTGGCCGGGGGCACCCTGCGCATCATCTGGACGTTTTTGCCACCCATGCTGGGTACGCGACACCTGGTCACCTTTTCAACCTTGCTGCTGCTAGTACCCCTACTCGGCTGGGCCTGGGCGGTGCAAAACACCGCTACCCCCTTCTGGCTCCTCATGCTTTTGGCCTTCCTGGCCGGCATTGGCGGGGGTAACTTTTCGGGCTTCATGCCCAGCACCAGCTATTTCTTCCCTAAAAGGCTGCAAGGCACCGCCCTGGGCATCCAGGCCGGGGTGGGCAATTTTGGGGTCTCGGTGGTGCAGTTCGTGACCCCCTGGATCATCGGCTTTGCCCTGTTGGGCTCCCTGTTGGGCGACCCCCAGACCTTCACTCGAGGCGAGGTTAGCCGGCCTATCTGGCTACAAAACGCCACCCTGGTCTACGTGCCCCTGGTGCTACTGGGAGCAGTGCTGGCCTGGGTCTGGCTCAAAAGCGTACCGGTGCGGGCCAACTTCCGTGAGCAATTCGATATCTTCGGCGACAAGCATACCTGGATCATGACCAGCCTCTACATCATGACCTTCGGCTCCTTCTCCGGGTTTTCTGCCACCTTCCCGCTTTTGATCCGCACCGTGTACGGCAAGTTTGAAGGGGCACCCGACCCCCTGGCCTTTGCCTTCCTGGGGCCACTGGTAGGCTCCTTGATCCGGGTGCTGATGGGCCCCCTGACCGACCGCTACGGTGGGGCCATCTGGACGCAGGTGAGTGGCATTGGGCTGCTCTTATCAGCCATTGGGGTAACCTTTTTCCTGCGACCGACCTCCCTCGAGCAGTTTCCCTGGTTTGTGCTCTTCATGCTGCTGGTCTTTCTGTTCTCTGGTATAGGCAACGCCAGTACCTTCAAGCAAATGCCCATGATCTTCGAGCCGCGCAAGGCCGGCGGGGTCATCGGCTGGACAGCGGCCATCGCCGCCTATGGCCCCTTTGTGTTTTCCTCGCTGATTGGCGCGGTGATTGCCAGCACGGGCTCGGCTACCGGATTCTTCTATGGTGCAGCCGTGTTTTATGCCCTCAACATTGGGCTCAACTGGTACTTCTATGCCCGCAAAAATGCCGAAAAGCCTTGCTAG
- a CDS encoding carbonic anhydrase codes for MLPEPVYTLLRSHNEGLSFPPFSHPELAVVTCMDFRIHLRMPENFAFVLRTGGANPEPVEPYLAFSVARMGIQAIALIGHTDCAMQYPDPYVLNHLPTDEEHIRHYRAQIAALAIGEVELFTRRQARKLSVRLGLPVVPLLYRVEDHRLQHLDTTLPEYPSRLMGLERSL; via the coding sequence ATGCTGCCCGAACCTGTGTACACCCTGCTAAGAAGCCACAACGAGGGCCTCTCCTTCCCTCCGTTCTCCCACCCCGAGCTGGCTGTGGTCACCTGCATGGATTTTCGCATCCACCTTCGGATGCCGGAGAACTTCGCCTTTGTCTTGCGTACCGGTGGGGCCAACCCCGAGCCGGTGGAGCCCTATCTGGCCTTTTCGGTGGCCCGCATGGGGATTCAGGCCATTGCCCTAATTGGGCACACCGACTGCGCCATGCAGTACCCCGACCCTTACGTGCTGAACCACCTCCCTACCGATGAAGAACACATCCGGCACTACCGCGCCCAGATTGCCGCCCTGGCCATCGGCGAGGTGGAGCTTTTTACTCGGCGACAGGCTCGCAAACTAAGCGTTCGCTTGGGGTTACCGGTAGTGCCCCTTTTATATCGCGTGGAAGACCACCGTTTGCAACACCTGGATACAACCTTACCGGAATACCCGAGCCGACTTATGGGCCTCGAGAGGAGTCTATGA
- a CDS encoding nitrate/nitrite transporter, which produces MVQTSAPPNASERKERLEVLTLSTLGFTLMFAVWLMFGVLGIPIRKEFGLTDVQLSWLSAVAILNGSLWRLLAGILTDRYGGKVVFTAMLLFTAIPAYLVSQATSYQTLLLYAFLVGFAGNAFSVGIAWNAAWFPREQQGFALGMFGAGNVGASVTKFIGPAIIASVPATGYLGGLVPGGWRFVPFLYAVLLVVMALAMWFLTPRTDRKPGQGRPFLEMLRPLRNIRVWRFSLYYVVVFGAYVALSAWLPKYYVDVFGLPLYQAALLTALFIFPASLLRPVGGYFSDRYGARRVMYWTFGSMLFATWLLSMPDGHIVLYLPSRLEPDGMREVMHYTMTVGPFTLLVFIVGVAMGIGKAAVYKHIPEYFPKDVGAVGGLVGMLGALGGFFLPPLFAYAQAWTGLPQMTFVVLFILTAISAIWMHLTVIAMLNKAAPHLKGKIEHHPEGH; this is translated from the coding sequence ATGGTTCAGACTAGCGCTCCGCCGAACGCCTCCGAGCGCAAAGAGCGTTTGGAAGTGCTGACCCTCTCGACCCTGGGCTTCACCCTGATGTTTGCAGTGTGGCTTATGTTTGGGGTGCTGGGCATCCCCATCCGCAAAGAGTTCGGCCTTACCGATGTGCAGCTGAGCTGGCTCTCGGCGGTGGCCATCCTGAATGGCTCCCTCTGGCGGCTTTTGGCCGGCATCCTTACCGACCGCTACGGGGGCAAGGTGGTCTTCACGGCCATGCTTCTCTTCACCGCCATCCCGGCTTACCTGGTCTCTCAGGCCACCAGCTACCAGACGCTGCTCCTCTACGCCTTCCTGGTGGGTTTTGCCGGCAACGCCTTCAGTGTAGGCATCGCCTGGAACGCCGCCTGGTTCCCCCGCGAGCAGCAGGGCTTTGCGCTGGGCATGTTTGGGGCTGGCAACGTGGGGGCCAGCGTGACCAAGTTCATCGGCCCGGCCATCATTGCCTCGGTGCCGGCAACGGGCTACCTGGGCGGGCTGGTGCCGGGCGGCTGGCGCTTTGTACCCTTCCTCTACGCGGTTTTGCTGGTGGTGATGGCCCTGGCCATGTGGTTCTTGACCCCCCGCACAGACCGCAAACCGGGGCAGGGGCGGCCCTTCCTGGAAATGTTGCGGCCCCTGCGGAACATCCGGGTCTGGCGCTTCAGCCTCTACTACGTGGTGGTCTTCGGGGCCTACGTGGCTCTTTCGGCCTGGCTGCCCAAGTACTACGTAGATGTGTTCGGGCTGCCACTGTACCAAGCCGCCCTCCTCACCGCCCTCTTCATCTTCCCGGCCAGCCTGCTGCGCCCGGTGGGAGGCTACTTCTCCGACCGCTACGGAGCCCGACGGGTGATGTACTGGACCTTTGGCTCCATGCTTTTTGCGACCTGGTTGTTATCCATGCCCGATGGACACATCGTGCTGTACCTTCCGAGCCGCCTCGAGCCCGACGGGATGCGCGAGGTGATGCACTACACCATGACCGTAGGGCCCTTTACCCTGCTGGTGTTCATCGTGGGGGTGGCGATGGGCATCGGCAAAGCCGCCGTGTACAAACACATCCCCGAGTACTTCCCCAAGGACGTGGGGGCGGTGGGGGGCCTGGTGGGAATGCTGGGAGCCCTGGGCGGGTTCTTTTTACCCCCGCTTTTCGCCTACGCCCAAGCCTGGACGGGGCTACCCCAGATGACCTTTGTGGTGCTCTTCATCCTAACCGCCATCAGCGCCATCTGGATGCACCTCACGGTAATCGCCATGCTCAACAAAGCCGCTCCACACCTGAAGGGCAAAATCGAGCATCATCCGGAGGGGCACTGA
- the narI gene encoding respiratory nitrate reductase subunit gamma, producing MNWNILLFQVFPYVALALLVVVSFQRMRGKPFSVSSLSSQLLERKLLYFGSVPFHWGVLIILLGHLLALLLPQGLLLWNAVPMRLFVLEITGLALALWTLGGLLVLLYRRLSNRRILAVTRPTDVIVLLLLLVSILTGILTAVMYRYGSYWFPSVFTPYLWSIFTLRPRPELVADLPFWIQLHVFNFWLLLAVFPFTRLIHIITVPLGYLWRPWQIVIWVRKHRRLQPVSPAAQPYPTPASAKPRAALQDKGGSYGSD from the coding sequence ATGAACTGGAATATCCTCTTGTTTCAGGTGTTTCCCTACGTGGCCCTGGCCCTTCTAGTCGTCGTCAGTTTCCAGCGGATGCGGGGCAAGCCCTTTAGCGTCTCGAGCCTGTCCAGCCAGCTCCTGGAGCGCAAATTGCTCTACTTTGGCTCGGTGCCTTTCCACTGGGGCGTGCTGATTATATTGCTGGGACATTTGCTGGCACTGCTCCTGCCCCAGGGGCTCTTGCTTTGGAACGCGGTGCCCATGCGGCTTTTTGTGCTCGAGATCACCGGCTTGGCCCTGGCCCTCTGGACCCTGGGCGGGCTTTTGGTTTTGCTCTATCGCCGCCTTTCCAACCGGCGCATCCTGGCCGTAACCAGGCCCACCGATGTGATCGTGCTGCTGCTCCTCTTGGTCTCGATCCTCACCGGCATCCTTACCGCCGTAATGTACCGCTACGGCTCGTACTGGTTTCCCTCGGTCTTCACCCCCTACCTCTGGTCCATTTTCACCCTGCGCCCTCGCCCCGAGCTGGTCGCCGACCTTCCCTTCTGGATTCAACTTCACGTCTTCAACTTCTGGCTCTTGCTGGCGGTCTTTCCCTTCACCCGGCTCATCCACATCATCACCGTACCGCTGGGCTATTTGTGGCGGCCCTGGCAGATCGTGATCTGGGTGCGCAAACACCGCCGTTTGCAGCCTGTTTCACCCGCCGCCCAACCGTACCCAACCCCCGCTTCAGCCAAACCCCGGGCCGCCTTGCAAGACAAAGGAGGATCCTATGGTTCAGACTAG